In Mycolicibacterium aubagnense, the DNA window TGCTCAACATCGTCGCCGTCCTGGGCACCACGATCACGCCCTACTGCTTCTTCTGGCAGGCCGACCAGGAAGTGGAGGAGGACTACGCCCGCGGTCGAATGCAGTTCTATGGCAAGGGTGTTCCGGTGCTTCACGACCGGGACATCCGTAACATGCGGACTGACACCGCGGTCGGCATGGGCTTTTCCAACGTGGTGCAGTTCTTCATCATCCTGACGTGCGCCTCCACCCTTCACCAAGCGGGTGTATTCAATGTTGATACCCCGGATCAGGCCGCCGCCGCGCTGCGGCCGCTGGCGGGTGATTTCACCTTCTTGCTGTTCGCGATTGGGATCGTCGGGGTCGGGTTTCTCGCGGTACCAACTTTGACGGGTTCGGCGTCCTACGCGCTGTCTGAGGCGCTGGGCTGGAAAGCGGGGCTCGGATACACCTTCCGCCAGGCCCGTGCTTTCTATGTCGTGATTGCGGTGGCCACGATTGTCGGCGTCGGTCTGAATTTCATTGGGATTCCGCCGTTTCGGATGTTGTACTACGCCGCCGCGGTCAATGGTGTGCTGGCGCCACCTTTGATGGCGCTGATCACGTTGGTCGGCAACAACCGCTCGATCATGGGTCAGCACGTCAACAACCGGTTCGCCAACATCATGGGCTGGGCGATCGTGGTGATCATGGGTGCGTGTGCCGCAGCGCTGCTGGGGTCACTGCTCACTGGTGCATGACAACGACAGGTGCGCAGTAAACCCAGGTGACCCTTTGGAGGACCATAGATGCGGGTGGTCCTGGATCAACCTACGTCAAAGGTTCACATGCTGCGCACGTCGTCGTCATCGGCAGACCTATTGTTCCAGTGCAACGGAATCTGCATAACTGGCCAGCCACGGTCGAGGTGTCAAGGCAGGAGGAGGCGCAGTGACAGCGATCAGCACAGTCGCCGCGGTTCTCGCGTTGCCCGCCTACACCGATAGGCAGGCGGATATCGGTACCGCCGTGCTCGTCGGCCTGTGGGTAGTACTTGCGGTGGCGCTCGGCGTGCGATGGTGGCGGCGACGGTGATCGTGGGTGGGTGCGGATCGAATGCGAGCACCCGGCCTGTCTTCGCGTCAGCTGTTCGACATCTGCGAATCCGCTGTGTTCCGTTTGACTTCCATCCGGGCGGGTTCATCATTGACCGCGGTCAGCACCTTGCTAGGTGAGGCTCCTACGTGAACACAGGCCACTGATCTGACGACGTCGAGAGACGCCCAAGATCAGGACAGGTCTTCCCGGATTAAGGGATGACCCAAAGTGGCTCCCCGCGAGAGCCGGGTACGTCGCGTAGTGCCGAAGCCCTGACGAGAGGGGTGCTCCGCCGGCTTTTCGCGCTGGCGGTTTCTCCCTCCCGTTGTGCGTGGTGCTGTGGATACTGCAGGCGCCCCCGCGCGCCGCGGCCGTGAAGGAGGTGACGGACAACCCGATGAGTCCCAGTGATAGTCCCTATCCCCATCTGAACCTCATGTTGTTTCCGACCTCGCCGCGGCGTAACAGCCGCTGAATCACCGCCTGTTTCTAGCACCACTGCATGGCGCCGGGCCGCATCCGTTGCGGTACCGCCCAGTTGTAGTGCACAGCAATGTGATTCGGCGAATGCACGTCGCGGTCTGCGCCCCTGCAAGGAGCCCTGCAATGGCCATCGCCCCGACCTACAGCACCGGAGGCGTTCCTGCGGATCGTCACCGCCGTATTTTCGGGTTCACCGACCTATGGATAATCGGCTGCGCTGCCCTGCGCCGGTTCGTTAATCGGCGTCGCCTCACTGCCCAAGAACAGGCCAACCTGGCCCGCGTGTACGCCGGCAGCCGACCGGCGGTGTTCACCGCCTCGTTGGGTGGGCACTGCTTTTCGGCCGGGCGCTGGTGAACCGGTGCCGGCCACTGACCCGAATCGGTGGTCCGGGCCACCACCGTGGCCCGGTTCGAGGCCGAGCCTGCGGATGCGCACCGCCCGGGCGATGCTCGCGGCCGGGAAACACCCCACCGCGGTCGCCGAGTCTTGTGCGGTGCCGTTGGCGCTGGTCGAGCTGATCCGCGATGAGCTGGCCGCCGTTCACCCTGAATTCGCTCTCTGTCCTTACGATCCGCCTGTTCCCGCCGCCGGCGCGCACCCGAACCCAAGGAGTA includes these proteins:
- a CDS encoding NRAMP family divalent metal transporter, encoding MNPERAQPDVSSPAADLAIGPTDGPHAENPPPLIGPAVAPPGGPRTSLRARAVSAWRVLGPGFVTGSSDDDPSGIQTYSQTGAQFGYSQLWVAAWTYPFMAAIQEICGRIGMVTGRGLAAILREHYSRKVLFVAVSLLMVANVVNVGADLGAMAATGQLLVHAPFLAWLAVIVVISLVLQVFVPYPAYARFLKYACLSLLAYALAAFVIHHPWWPTVAVSAFVPHVEWSSDYVLNIVAVLGTTITPYCFFWQADQEVEEDYARGRMQFYGKGVPVLHDRDIRNMRTDTAVGMGFSNVVQFFIILTCASTLHQAGVFNVDTPDQAAAALRPLAGDFTFLLFAIGIVGVGFLAVPTLTGSASYALSEALGWKAGLGYTFRQARAFYVVIAVATIVGVGLNFIGIPPFRMLYYAAAVNGVLAPPLMALITLVGNNRSIMGQHVNNRFANIMGWAIVVIMGACAAALLGSLLTGA